A genomic stretch from Pyxidicoccus trucidator includes:
- a CDS encoding non-ribosomal peptide synthetase, which yields MELPLTQGQQALWLLRELVPDGDAYHVFRAVRLLTPLDVEAFLHALVALTRRHAALRTTFHLRDGAPHQRVSEEASICFEQVDARAWSGAALEEALSAAAREPFDLSRGPLLRVRLHARRDGDVLLLCAHHIVVDLASLVLLVRDLGELYAARLEGRPDRLPEAGHPAEALAAEQAYLARERAFEDEQYWRQVVEGVEPLALAGDRPRPPARGFGGITVPVVVEADTSGALLRLGRAWGVTPFTLLLAAFRAFLFRHTGQEDLAVGVPTQGRREARVRELVGYLVNPLPLRWRGNPEAPFREWVEQARQSVSEGLRRAAFPFPLMVERSHVRRGSPHSPVFQTLFAYERGPRSHPGFNALIVPRPGKVVRVAGMELEPVEVRSTSAQVDLSLVMTELDGALHGTLQLSTDLFGPAAATALAERWKVFLAAIAANPEARVHALDVPMAQVRALTEAERLVITRANETGRPHPWLERGVHELFEAQADLRPEALAVEAAGERLTYGELEARANRLASALRARGVGTESRVGVLLGPSADYVVALLAVLKAGAAYVAMAPETPPERVGRMLGIARATLVVTDARLAARVPAGAAGVLRMDAEREQWARESDARRSRAPWPRQLAYLVFTSGSAGTPKGVELEHEGLANLVCWHARRYSLQPGERSTQVAGLGFDASVLEVWPPLVSGAVLCLADEATRLEPERLGRWLDSLGAVVAFVPTPLAERLLVEAAFHGEKLRALLTGGDRLARRPGAGAPFVLVNHYGPTECTVVATAADVGEEGDGKAPSIGLPIDNLRAYVLDARLQPVAPGVSGELYLGGLGVGRGYAGASDLTAERFLPDPFSPTAGARMYRTGDLVHQSGDGRLEYEGRADQQVKVRGFRIELGEVESTLILHPAVHQAVVLAREDVPGDKRLVAWFTARARPPEPSELRAFLKERLPEYMVPSAFVRLEALPLTPNGKVDRTALPAPRVEEGARGEPARTEEERLVAAVVARVLGREAVGVEEDFFELGGHSLQGVRVVAGVREALGVELPLKALFEARSARGLTRVVEEVRARGRPRRRVERGEGPAEVTAGQVGMWLQYEKDDTGAAYNVPVVVRLRGPLRVEALEWALGEVVRRHEALRTGLVLEGGHLRARVEEGAGVEWEVEDLGAVPPGEREAAARKKAQEVGRRAFHLGSGRLVRAALQRLGEEEWQWVLVVHHVATDAWGLNRAVEEVAALYRARVEGRDAGLEEPGLRFRDYARWQREEEASGEWAPALESWKQKLGGPLPVLEWPSDTPRPAVAGYEGARQPVAVDARLTRELRRLGRQEGATLFMVVLAGFKALLRRYTGQEDVVVGCPVSQRVQPELESVVGLLLNTVAVRTRVEAGASYQQLLARVRQSVVEALAHQHVPFEKVAARLEAPSRAGRSPVFQVMMTLQGVLVEAPDFGTLEATAEAGETGTAKADLCLELREEREQLVGWLEYSSALFSPEQAGEMVEQLLSLLAEACRAPERAIQALELEPAERLAERLARWNDTRAGYPDVSVHGLFEQQAARTPDSVALRAGSERVTYAELERRANRLAHRLLALGLGPEGRVGLCLDRSVDMVVALLAVLKAGGCYVPLDPAFPVERLAFMARDAGLSSLLVQGALRRQLPDDGAVPVMALEEARGEELPDTPPAVECSAARLAYILYTSGSTGRPKGVAVAHGALVNFLTSMARAPGLRPDDVLLAVTTLSFDISLLELVLPLTVGAQAVIVPREVASSGTLLREALEREGASVMQATPSTWRLLLEAGWTGGPGFRALCGGEALGRELAEALLARTGEVWNLYGPTETAVWSSLWPVTHATGTVPLGRPIANTAMYVLDAGLRPVPRGVPGELFIGGHGLARGYHGRPDLTAERFLPDPFAGTPGARMYRTGDVARHAPDGTLHYLGRTDAQVKVRGHRIELGELEGVLTSHPAVARAVALVTREGGGEGQLAVFIVWRPGQEGTEEELRELVRRQLPPYMMPQALWRIDDVPLTPNGKVDRDALRGATSRPIRSDRVAPRTQTEQALARLWEQVLERGELGVHDKFFEVGGDSLRLMRLYELLERSWPGVLRVADLFELNSIEALGRRIDAKRAPPAPAGGRARAIKL from the coding sequence ATGGAGCTTCCGCTCACCCAGGGCCAGCAGGCGCTGTGGCTCCTGCGCGAGCTGGTGCCCGACGGAGACGCCTACCACGTCTTCCGTGCGGTGCGGTTGCTCACGCCGCTCGACGTGGAGGCGTTCCTCCATGCACTGGTGGCGCTGACCCGGCGTCATGCCGCGCTGCGCACCACCTTCCACCTCCGCGACGGAGCGCCGCACCAGCGCGTCTCGGAGGAGGCCTCCATCTGCTTCGAGCAGGTGGATGCAAGGGCCTGGAGCGGGGCCGCGCTGGAGGAGGCGCTCTCGGCCGCGGCCCGCGAGCCGTTCGACCTGTCACGGGGGCCGCTGCTCCGGGTGCGCCTCCACGCGCGGCGGGATGGGGACGTGCTGCTGCTCTGCGCGCACCACATCGTCGTGGACCTCGCCTCACTGGTGCTCCTGGTGAGGGACCTGGGCGAGCTGTACGCCGCCCGGCTGGAGGGCCGGCCGGACCGCCTGCCGGAGGCCGGGCATCCAGCCGAAGCCCTGGCCGCGGAGCAGGCCTACCTGGCGAGGGAGAGGGCGTTCGAGGACGAGCAGTACTGGCGGCAGGTGGTGGAGGGCGTCGAGCCGCTGGCGCTGGCGGGTGACAGGCCACGGCCTCCCGCGCGGGGCTTCGGGGGCATCACCGTCCCTGTCGTGGTGGAAGCCGACACCTCCGGGGCGCTACTGCGCCTGGGGCGGGCCTGGGGCGTCACGCCCTTCACGCTGCTGCTCGCGGCGTTCCGGGCCTTCCTGTTCCGGCACACCGGGCAGGAGGACCTCGCCGTGGGCGTGCCGACGCAGGGGCGGCGCGAGGCCCGGGTCCGCGAGCTGGTGGGCTATCTGGTCAATCCGCTCCCGCTGCGCTGGCGCGGCAACCCGGAGGCGCCGTTCCGGGAGTGGGTGGAGCAGGCGCGGCAGTCGGTGAGCGAGGGCTTGAGGCGCGCCGCCTTCCCCTTCCCGCTCATGGTGGAGCGCAGCCACGTGCGGCGGGGCTCCCCACACAGCCCCGTGTTCCAGACGCTGTTCGCGTATGAGCGGGGGCCCCGCTCGCATCCCGGGTTCAACGCGCTCATCGTGCCCCGGCCGGGGAAGGTCGTCCGGGTGGCCGGGATGGAGCTGGAGCCCGTGGAGGTGCGCTCGACGAGCGCGCAGGTGGACCTCTCCCTGGTGATGACGGAGCTGGATGGCGCGCTCCATGGCACGCTGCAACTGAGCACGGACCTGTTCGGGCCCGCGGCCGCGACGGCGCTCGCGGAGCGCTGGAAGGTGTTCCTCGCGGCGATTGCCGCGAACCCGGAGGCCCGGGTGCACGCGTTGGACGTGCCCATGGCCCAGGTCCGGGCCCTCACCGAGGCGGAGCGCCTCGTCATCACTCGCGCGAACGAGACCGGGCGCCCGCATCCCTGGCTCGAGCGTGGGGTGCACGAGCTGTTCGAGGCCCAGGCCGACCTGAGACCGGAGGCGCTGGCGGTGGAAGCCGCGGGCGAGCGCCTGACGTACGGGGAGCTGGAAGCCCGGGCCAACCGGCTCGCCTCCGCGCTGCGGGCGCGCGGCGTGGGGACGGAGTCCCGCGTCGGGGTGTTGCTCGGGCCGTCGGCGGATTACGTGGTGGCGCTGCTCGCGGTGCTCAAGGCGGGGGCGGCCTACGTCGCGATGGCCCCGGAGACTCCGCCGGAGCGGGTGGGCCGGATGCTCGGCATCGCCAGGGCCACGCTCGTGGTGACGGACGCGCGACTCGCGGCGCGAGTCCCGGCCGGGGCCGCCGGGGTGCTGAGGATGGACGCCGAGCGCGAGCAGTGGGCGCGGGAATCCGACGCGAGGCGCTCTCGTGCGCCCTGGCCCCGGCAGCTCGCGTATCTGGTGTTCACCTCGGGCTCGGCGGGCACACCGAAGGGGGTGGAGCTGGAGCACGAGGGGCTCGCCAACCTGGTGTGCTGGCACGCGCGCCGGTACTCGCTCCAGCCGGGAGAGCGGAGCACGCAGGTGGCGGGGCTCGGCTTCGATGCCTCGGTCCTGGAGGTGTGGCCCCCGCTGGTGAGCGGAGCGGTGCTCTGCCTCGCCGACGAGGCGACCCGGCTGGAGCCGGAGCGGCTCGGCCGGTGGCTGGACTCGCTCGGGGCGGTGGTGGCCTTCGTCCCGACTCCGCTGGCCGAGCGGCTCCTGGTGGAGGCCGCGTTCCATGGCGAGAAGCTCCGCGCCCTGCTCACCGGCGGGGACCGGCTGGCGAGGCGTCCGGGCGCGGGAGCTCCGTTCGTCCTGGTCAATCACTATGGGCCCACGGAGTGCACCGTCGTGGCGACCGCGGCGGACGTCGGCGAGGAAGGGGACGGGAAGGCGCCCTCCATCGGCCTGCCCATCGACAACCTCCGGGCCTACGTCCTGGACGCACGGCTCCAGCCCGTCGCGCCCGGCGTGTCCGGCGAGCTGTACCTGGGCGGGCTGGGCGTGGGCCGGGGGTATGCCGGGGCCTCGGACCTCACCGCGGAGCGCTTCCTGCCGGACCCGTTCAGCCCCACCGCGGGCGCACGGATGTACCGGACGGGAGACCTCGTTCACCAGTCCGGGGACGGGCGGCTGGAGTACGAGGGGCGGGCCGACCAGCAGGTGAAGGTGCGGGGCTTCCGCATCGAGCTGGGAGAGGTGGAGTCCACGCTCATCCTCCACCCCGCCGTGCACCAGGCCGTCGTGCTGGCGCGCGAGGACGTGCCCGGCGACAAGCGGCTGGTGGCCTGGTTCACCGCGCGCGCCCGGCCCCCCGAGCCCTCCGAGCTCCGCGCGTTCCTCAAGGAACGGCTGCCCGAATACATGGTGCCCTCGGCCTTCGTGAGGCTGGAGGCGCTGCCGCTCACGCCCAACGGCAAGGTGGACCGCACGGCGCTGCCGGCACCGCGAGTGGAGGAAGGGGCGCGAGGCGAGCCGGCGCGCACGGAGGAGGAGCGGCTGGTGGCGGCGGTGGTGGCGCGGGTGCTGGGGCGAGAGGCCGTGGGAGTGGAGGAGGACTTCTTCGAGCTGGGAGGGCACTCGCTGCAGGGCGTGCGGGTGGTGGCGGGAGTGAGGGAGGCGCTGGGGGTGGAGCTTCCGCTGAAGGCCCTCTTCGAGGCGCGCAGCGCCCGGGGCCTGACGCGGGTGGTGGAGGAGGTGCGGGCGCGGGGGCGGCCGAGGCGGCGGGTGGAGCGAGGGGAAGGCCCGGCGGAGGTGACGGCGGGGCAGGTGGGCATGTGGCTGCAGTACGAGAAGGACGACACGGGCGCGGCGTACAACGTGCCGGTGGTGGTGAGGCTGCGCGGGCCGTTGCGGGTGGAGGCGCTGGAGTGGGCGCTGGGCGAGGTGGTGCGCCGGCACGAGGCGCTGCGCACGGGACTGGTGCTGGAGGGCGGGCACCTGCGGGCGCGGGTGGAGGAAGGGGCGGGCGTGGAGTGGGAGGTGGAAGACCTGGGCGCGGTGCCGCCAGGGGAGCGCGAGGCAGCGGCCCGGAAGAAGGCGCAAGAGGTGGGGCGGCGTGCCTTCCACCTGGGAAGCGGCAGGCTGGTGAGGGCGGCGCTGCAGCGGCTGGGGGAGGAGGAGTGGCAGTGGGTGCTGGTGGTGCACCACGTGGCGACGGACGCGTGGGGGTTGAACCGGGCGGTGGAGGAGGTGGCGGCGCTGTACCGGGCGCGCGTGGAGGGAAGGGACGCGGGGCTGGAGGAGCCCGGGTTGAGGTTTCGCGACTACGCCCGGTGGCAGCGGGAGGAGGAGGCGTCCGGGGAGTGGGCACCGGCGCTGGAGTCCTGGAAGCAGAAGCTGGGCGGGCCGCTGCCGGTGCTGGAGTGGCCGTCGGACACGCCGCGGCCCGCGGTGGCCGGGTATGAGGGCGCGCGCCAGCCGGTGGCGGTGGACGCGAGGCTGACGCGGGAGCTGAGGCGGCTGGGGCGCCAGGAGGGGGCAACCCTCTTCATGGTGGTACTGGCGGGCTTCAAGGCCCTGCTGCGGCGCTACACGGGCCAGGAGGACGTGGTGGTGGGCTGCCCGGTGTCGCAGCGCGTGCAGCCGGAGCTGGAGTCGGTGGTGGGCCTGCTGCTGAATACGGTGGCGGTGCGCACGCGCGTGGAGGCGGGCGCCAGCTATCAGCAGCTCCTGGCGCGGGTGCGCCAGTCGGTGGTGGAGGCGCTGGCCCATCAGCACGTGCCCTTCGAAAAGGTGGCCGCGCGACTGGAGGCGCCCTCGCGCGCCGGACGCAGCCCCGTCTTCCAGGTGATGATGACGCTGCAGGGCGTGCTGGTGGAGGCGCCCGACTTCGGGACGCTCGAGGCCACGGCGGAAGCAGGGGAGACGGGCACGGCCAAGGCGGACCTCTGCCTGGAGCTGCGCGAGGAGCGCGAGCAGCTGGTCGGGTGGCTCGAATACAGCTCCGCCCTCTTCTCGCCGGAGCAGGCGGGAGAGATGGTGGAGCAGCTCCTGTCCCTGCTCGCGGAGGCCTGCCGCGCGCCTGAGCGCGCCATCCAGGCACTGGAGCTCGAGCCGGCCGAGCGCCTCGCGGAGCGGCTCGCGCGCTGGAACGACACGCGCGCCGGGTACCCGGACGTGAGCGTCCATGGACTGTTCGAGCAGCAGGCCGCGCGCACCCCGGACTCCGTCGCCCTGAGGGCCGGCTCCGAGCGCGTCACCTACGCGGAGCTCGAGCGCCGCGCGAACCGGCTGGCCCACCGGCTGCTCGCGCTGGGGCTCGGACCGGAGGGGCGGGTCGGCCTGTGCCTGGACCGCTCCGTGGACATGGTGGTTGCGCTGCTCGCCGTCCTCAAGGCGGGAGGCTGCTACGTCCCGCTCGACCCGGCCTTCCCGGTGGAGCGGCTGGCCTTCATGGCGCGCGACGCGGGCCTGTCCTCCCTGCTGGTGCAGGGGGCGCTGCGCAGGCAGCTCCCGGACGACGGCGCCGTCCCGGTGATGGCCCTCGAGGAGGCCCGCGGCGAGGAGCTCCCCGACACACCCCCCGCGGTGGAATGCTCCGCGGCGCGGCTGGCCTACATCCTCTACACCTCCGGCTCCACGGGACGCCCCAAGGGTGTCGCCGTCGCGCATGGGGCGCTCGTCAACTTCCTCACGAGCATGGCGCGGGCGCCGGGGCTGCGTCCGGACGACGTGCTGCTCGCCGTGACGACGCTGTCCTTCGACATCTCCCTGCTGGAGCTGGTGCTGCCGCTCACCGTGGGCGCGCAGGCGGTCATCGTCCCGCGCGAGGTCGCGTCGAGCGGCACGCTGCTGCGCGAGGCGCTCGAGCGCGAGGGGGCCAGCGTGATGCAGGCGACTCCGAGCACCTGGCGCCTGCTGCTGGAGGCCGGCTGGACGGGAGGGCCGGGGTTCCGCGCGTTGTGTGGCGGGGAGGCGCTGGGGCGAGAGCTGGCGGAGGCGCTCCTCGCGCGCACCGGTGAGGTGTGGAACCTGTACGGCCCCACCGAGACCGCCGTGTGGTCCAGCCTCTGGCCAGTCACCCATGCGACAGGCACGGTGCCCCTCGGGCGTCCCATCGCGAACACGGCGATGTACGTGCTGGACGCGGGCCTGCGTCCGGTGCCGCGCGGCGTCCCGGGCGAGCTCTTCATCGGCGGGCACGGCCTGGCTCGCGGGTACCACGGGCGGCCGGACCTGACGGCGGAGCGCTTCCTGCCGGACCCCTTCGCGGGGACGCCGGGGGCGCGCATGTACCGCACGGGCGATGTCGCGCGCCACGCGCCGGACGGCACGCTCCACTACCTGGGCCGGACGGATGCCCAGGTGAAGGTGCGCGGGCACCGCATCGAGCTGGGCGAGCTGGAGGGGGTGCTGACCTCGCACCCCGCCGTGGCCCGGGCGGTGGCGTTGGTGACGCGGGAGGGCGGGGGAGAGGGCCAGCTCGCCGTGTTCATCGTGTGGCGCCCCGGGCAGGAGGGCACGGAGGAGGAGCTGCGCGAGCTCGTGCGGCGCCAGCTCCCGCCGTACATGATGCCGCAAGCGCTGTGGCGCATCGATGACGTCCCCCTCACTCCCAATGGGAAGGTGGACCGCGACGCCCTGCGCGGAGCCACCTCCAGGCCCATCCGCTCGGACCGCGTGGCGCCGCGCACGCAGACCGAGCAGGCCCTCGCGAGGCTCTGGGAGCAGGTGCTCGAGCGAGGGGAGCTCGGTGTTCACGACAAGTTCTTCGAGGTGGGTGGCGACTCGCTGCGGCTCATGCGCCTGTACGAGCTGCTGGAGCGCTCGTGGCCCGGCGTCCTGCGCGTCGCCGACCTCTTCGAGCTCAACAGCATCGAGGCGCTCGGGCGCCGCATCGACGCGAAGCGGGCCCCTCCGGCTCCGGCCGGCGGCAGGGCCCGGGCCATCAAACTCTGA
- a CDS encoding N-acetylmuramoyl-L-alanine amidase-like domain-containing protein — MDVNEVWWELGSRWSRADLEALLARVSELDVPGERVLALARALAGTPFHYESMLSIPPPGCLRVRLESLDCATLVYNVLAMAYSPTPTDLVHHLARLRYQHDVGRPIDSDPTDGNILGFSSECLLGQAAELGYLKDVTADVAGGPEGLTELELELRACRRPREHDPDERLEKPRFGDGLRRARFLARAAFPSARWEQVRSGDLIAFTRGPRLKDGSANTDFVNHLAIAEQTGGTPGFIHATRHFAWNPHATPDAPVRWTGIFYGTGRQREQIGVGPGGVYAGDSTALDVEGSRLHGYEMDRPRPLRDFAEGIFAGIFVLRPIPLPARPAPTARRDGTA; from the coding sequence ATGGACGTGAACGAGGTCTGGTGGGAGCTGGGGAGTCGCTGGTCTCGCGCGGACCTGGAGGCGCTGCTGGCCCGCGTCTCGGAGCTGGACGTCCCGGGTGAGCGGGTGCTGGCGCTGGCCCGCGCGCTGGCGGGGACGCCCTTCCATTACGAATCCATGCTCTCCATTCCACCGCCCGGCTGTCTGCGGGTGCGGCTGGAGTCGCTCGACTGCGCGACGCTCGTCTACAACGTGCTGGCGATGGCGTACTCGCCGACGCCAACCGACCTGGTGCATCACCTGGCCCGCCTCCGCTATCAGCACGACGTCGGACGCCCCATCGACAGCGACCCGACGGATGGCAACATCCTCGGTTTCTCCTCGGAGTGCCTCCTCGGACAGGCCGCGGAGCTCGGCTACCTGAAGGATGTCACGGCCGACGTGGCGGGCGGCCCCGAGGGACTCACGGAGCTGGAGTTGGAGCTACGCGCCTGCCGACGGCCGCGCGAGCACGACCCCGACGAGCGGTTGGAGAAGCCGCGCTTCGGCGACGGACTCCGGCGCGCGCGCTTCCTGGCCCGCGCGGCCTTTCCCAGCGCCCGCTGGGAGCAGGTCCGCTCCGGAGACCTCATTGCCTTCACCCGCGGCCCTCGCCTCAAGGACGGCTCGGCCAATACGGACTTCGTCAACCACCTGGCGATCGCCGAGCAGACCGGTGGGACACCGGGCTTCATTCACGCGACACGTCACTTCGCCTGGAATCCCCACGCGACCCCGGACGCCCCGGTCCGGTGGACAGGCATCTTCTATGGCACCGGTCGACAGCGCGAGCAGATTGGCGTGGGCCCTGGGGGCGTCTACGCAGGAGACTCCACCGCCCTCGACGTGGAGGGCTCCCGGCTCCATGGCTACGAGATGGACAGACCCCGCCCCCTGCGCGACTTCGCGGAGGGTATCTTCGCGGGAATCTTCGTCCTGAGGCCCATCCCGCTCCCCGCCCGACCGGCCCCGACGGCACGGCGCGACGGCACGGCGTGA
- a CDS encoding S66 peptidase family protein gives MRVLQKDTRIALVGPGGAVSPEALEPGIAWLRSCGWVPVAAPHLHERHRYLAGRPEVRAADLEWALTAPDIDAVWFARGGYGTAQVLASLPWERLRRRPVIGFSDATALVWALARRGIESIHGPVLTTLGPGPSASDEESRAVLRHLLTTGEAPVLPGTRLCGPERSVRGRVVGGNLTVLASLAGTPEAFRAEGAIVVLEDVTESPYRLERALCQLIDSGGLQGAVGIALGEFVGCEPPRGATYELTDMWSDKLGPLGIPVIHQLPVGHGSRNHAFHYGGEAVLSSDGLKPVGARTRVEVV, from the coding sequence ATGAGGGTGCTCCAAAAGGATACTCGTATCGCGTTGGTCGGACCCGGTGGAGCCGTCTCCCCAGAAGCGCTGGAGCCCGGCATCGCGTGGCTGAGAAGCTGCGGCTGGGTGCCCGTTGCCGCCCCTCATCTGCATGAGCGCCACCGCTATCTGGCGGGCCGCCCGGAGGTTCGCGCGGCGGACCTGGAATGGGCGCTGACGGCGCCGGACATCGACGCCGTGTGGTTCGCGCGTGGCGGGTATGGCACCGCCCAGGTGCTCGCCTCACTGCCATGGGAGCGCCTGCGCCGCCGCCCGGTCATCGGCTTCTCGGACGCCACCGCGCTGGTGTGGGCGTTGGCGCGGCGGGGCATCGAGTCCATCCACGGCCCGGTGCTCACCACGCTGGGCCCCGGCCCCAGCGCCTCGGACGAGGAGAGCCGCGCGGTGCTGCGGCACCTGCTCACCACCGGCGAGGCCCCTGTTCTGCCGGGCACGCGGCTGTGCGGGCCGGAGCGGAGCGTGCGTGGCCGCGTCGTGGGCGGAAACCTGACGGTGCTCGCGAGCCTCGCCGGCACCCCCGAGGCGTTCCGGGCAGAAGGCGCCATTGTCGTCCTGGAGGATGTTACCGAGTCTCCGTACCGTCTCGAACGCGCCCTGTGCCAGCTCATCGACAGCGGCGGGCTCCAGGGGGCCGTGGGCATCGCGCTCGGCGAGTTCGTGGGCTGCGAACCGCCTCGGGGCGCGACCTATGAATTGACCGACATGTGGTCGGACAAGCTGGGGCCGCTCGGAATCCCTGTCATCCACCAGCTCCCCGTGGGACATGGCTCGCGGAATCACGCGTTCCATTACGGTGGGGAGGCCGTGCTGTCCTCCGACGGCCTCAAGCCTGTCGGTGCGCGAACGCGCGTGGAAGTTGTCTGA